The Pieris rapae chromosome 1, ilPieRapa1.1, whole genome shotgun sequence genome contains the following window.
GTCAAGACACCTTCACCAACCAAGACTCTTCCTTGCTCTGCTAAAGGCTGAAAGTTTTTAGAACAGATATTTATTGGGATGACTATCTATATATTAGgctaaagttttaaatattacttagttaagaatatataaaatagaagaatattattttgcacTATTATTATGCACAGAAAAAGATGCAACTCcaactacataaaaaaatacataagtacATGTTATCACAATAGAGCAATTCtaggatattaaattaattcttataaaCAGTTATCttgaatcaataaataacaGTGCATGCGAAGCATTAAgtagataaaaatcatatcTATAAGCAAACCCACCCAATCCTCctacaaattattatcttttagaGTTTGTCGGTTGATAAACTTCGAAAGTTAAACACATTCGAAAGTAGTTACTGCAGCTTAAAACTACATACCTGTCCCGAACTCCCAAAGCAGTTTTCGACCATAGCAATTCTCCTTGCATTAGCTTCACTATTAACTGAAAaagttaacttttataaagtaaaactaCGGCTGAGTACCAAAGTTGACGTCAAAGGAAAGTAGATGAACAAACAATGACAACTATTAATTTGAAGTAAATGACAAATCAccactaaaaatattagaagtacaaatagaaaatactttaaaataactagATTATTAAAGTCTATTTATTACCTAAACGATCCAccattataaaagttttactttACAATGAATTCGACAAGCACTTTACGCCTACAGCGAATGGCAATAAATGACAAATTTGACATTACCTGATTGTTGACAGCACAACATATCGAAAACAGTTGTCAATTATCATATGTAACATTGCTATTTACAATTCAAAGAAGAAATTCCTGGTCCATATCCTGTTATcgtataaaaacataaaatatatatatattgatagagttaatttaaaatttaatcattataactatcaaaaatatttcgtaTAAATTGCTTCTGTTTGGTTTAGTCTATGGAATTAAACCATAAACACGACGTGATCATGTGAGATTCCTCTCCTTCTGTGATTTTTGACGTCTTATGCCAGACGGTggtcaattattttatcattatttgttcaaaatttttattaaaataagcgAACAAAATGGTTTGCAAACTGTGTGGCCCTAAATTGTCGCTATGCGGCTTGGTTTTAAGTGTTTGGGGTGTAATACAACTCGTAAGTCTcgtaaaacttatatatttgttaattaacttTGATATTGTAACTTCGATTACCAGTTTTCCAATTTTCAGACTCTAATGGGCGTATTCTATCATATCAGAGCAGTTGCTCTTCTAGAAGATCTTCCACTTGAGGAAGGACATCACGACATTGATCATTTTGTAGCTAATGTTGAATATGGATATACTATGGTATGTACTTAACTCACAACATAAGAATAATCTGAGGTTATATTCATAGCTAAATTCaggaaaaaagtattaaaaatgtattagtttttaaatacttttggCCTTTTGGAATAAAGCATGTTGTTCAgtattcaataaaatgtattacatttaaaaagatttttttttttcaccattacattttattgaatacTGAACAAATATGCTTTATTCCAAAGGGCATAATTAAGTGTAtgcaattaatgttttttttattagaacaaaaaaattggcttttggtaatattattatgttttattaattactgtgCATTTTAGCaagtatatacaaaaatattttcaatagttCAACAGactttgcaaatattttaaaccagATAagtcctattttttttgaaagtgttcTGCTTTGATTTCATAATgactaatacatttttcagaaTGCTCAAAACTGCTGGATTGCTGCTTTACTGTACTTAGTCACGCTTGTTGTTTCTGGCCACCAATTCTGGATGAATAACCGCTCTTCAGTGAGCATGTAATGTACACCATGGATGGTACACCAGTTAAATAGTTTTCATTCCAATATATATCCATATTTATGTCAGTGGGACTCAAATATAACCCTCTGGCTGAACTTACTTAGCACATTCCCTgtggtaaattaaaatcttctagaaaaattatttttcttgctAATTAGGAATGTAAAACTGTATATAGCACCTATAGTATAAAAAGTAGGTCATTCAAATTATACCAATATTCTCAGGGAATGTGATAATAGCAGTTGTTTAACTAACATAGTATTATTGGAGTTAATTTGGTGCAATGTacatttgtgtatttaaatttatttattaaacatggTCACActttaaatgtgaaaataattaatgattgtTAGAGAAAAAATGGAATATGCACATACTTGTAATTTTTCATAAGTTAAAgtattagttttttgaaataGTGTCTATGAATTACtgtacataaaatatctatttaattgtaggtaaaatttaaatcacgCTTTCTTGAAATAAAGGATTTAATGTTGTaattatgtttcatttataatagtttattacaaaatgtaattaGAGGTCGCACTTCTTCCTTAACCTAATCATCTTTATTGCAAAGTTAGCCTTGTGGCTcacactttaataatattaaaaattttgctcTGTTACAAcatagtaaacaaaatatatgtagtctatgtataatttatatgtaacataGTATGTCTATGATTGGCCACTATGCAAATGAaccaaattttcaaatttctttCAAAATGTGTTTTGACAGTACATACTAGATACATAAAAGctgaattaatgttaaaattaggTTGATACAAAgactacaaaatatttgaaaatgagTATGCTATTTAATTGTGGTGTTTGTTGTATGCTTTTAAGTATTTGGGCAGTAGTGCAACtggtaagtaaaaaatatgacataatCAAGCATATTCTTTGGCAGCCaactaatgtaaaaaaaaatagaattccACAGCCGAAAAGAACTTATGTATATAAGATGATTAAGAAGTAGAAACAAGTGCAAAATTTGAAGAAAGCATGCCATGCATCAGTTAGCTTGAGTAGTTAgtatgtttatattgattttctcatttagttttagttgtgGATTCTAGTGAAAGGTATTTCTACTATATGTGGTTTAAGGTTGTCATgggaattttctttaaaatggaGGTGGTTGCTTTTATTGAAGAGGCTGAGCCTGATCATCATGGCTATGAAGATTTTGAGGACTTCATGAAGCAAACAGAACAAAATTATAGTCTAGTAAGGGCAATCGAACAATGTTTTCTGAACACTAGTCATATTCACATTTGGTTAACCAAAGATCTTTGTTTGCAATGCTCATGATTTCTGATTTAAAACCTAAATTTCAGATTGCTATGAATTGTTGGATAGGCGCTGCAATATACTTATTCATGATCGGCGTGTCCTATTTATGTATAGTCAAGGCGAGGGCCAAGGATAAAGCTTCTGCTGATAATTCACAAGATGACGAGGCATTTTGCAAAGATCTTGCAAAATCTAAGAAGTCCTAACTATTTTACGTACCTACAGTATTATTTTCAGTAagcaataaagttatttacctctattatttgtgtaattaacgttaacgtaatattttaatataaaaattatgaatcgGCAAAGCATTGGAGTGTAGTAGGACGTAGGTACACCCGTACGCCTTGTGAATAAATGATACAAAATGAGACAATTgatggttttatttttctcaaattatattttaacttcttCCATTTTCCGGTCGAACGTTACTGTACCTATATTAACGCTCTTTATTTCGTCTTTGCTTGTATGAGCGGTCtcctaaaaaaacaaatttaacgtATGAAAAATCAAAGTTTAAaacacttatatttatttatgaataaaaattaaaatagaaatatacctGATTCGTATCCGTATCTTCATCTTTACCTGGTGGATTGGGACATAGCCAGGGGTCGACAAGAATCTGTGGTATTTTTGAGCGAATTTTGAGGGGTGCcaaaatttttgtaattagcTTGCGGCATTCTGCGGAAACTTTTGGATCCCGAGGAAATGAGACTTTGTTTTGAACTTGCTAAAACATTGccttattttaaagatacaaGTACTTAAGTAAAATGTGAGCTCTattcttaaaacttttattaaaagtccCCTTATCATGTCCCCTGaacataaaatgtatactATACGAGGATGAGCATTCGATCAACCGAAAactaattctaataaaaattttaaagtactAATCATGTTCTACTGAATACTATATGTAGTTTTTCATTGTTCAGTTTACCTTTAGAAGTTGGGTGTAGTTTGTATCATCAAAAGGTAGGCGGCCATAAACAATGGCATATAAAACGACCCCCATACTCCAAATATCGGAGTCTTGGGGTCTGTACGGAACTCCTTTTAGGATTTCAGGAGAGGCGTATGCATAACTACCACAAAAAGTCTCGCTCAAGGCGAACACTCCATTTTTGGGTTTCATGTGACCTCTCGCGAACCCAAAATCTGACAGTTTGATGTTGAGGCCGTGGTCCATTAGGAGGTTTTCGCATTTTATgtctctataaaataataatttcatatttaacataatcataaagaaaataataaaactatcgaaataaaaaacgtaCCGATGAACCACGCCTCGCTCGTGACAGTAGTCGACAGCTTCAACCAATTGGCGAAACCAACGTCGTCCCCTGGCTTCATCTATGTGTTGGTCTTTACGAATTATGTCTAATAAGCTGCCATTCTCCGCATATTCCATGACAATGTATACCCTGAAAAAGGAAAAGGTTTTAGTGTATCTTCGTAATCCAGTTTACTTTAGATCTACcaaccttttttataataagcaaAGCGTGATTTGCATAAATCTatggttttaaatttgtctcggttaaaaaacattgtcagAACCTATGCGTAGTTTCAATCGCTTGCAGGAAACGTATTAAGTTTTCATGTTTTAATCCTTTGACAACTTCAATCTCCCTCGGCAAgaactttttcaaataatcACCCGGCGCTTGAAAtttgcttattattttaatggcaACTTGGCAGTTATGTCTGTCGCTGGTGGCTACCTGTAACAACATTATCGAATTCAATTCGAGTAATCTAGAAAGCAACTGAGACACAATGCGATGCATGATTTATGACTTTTAGACGTTACCTTAACAGTAGCGTAGGAGCCAGATCCGATAGTCCTGCCGAGCAGGTATCCGTGCGTTTCGAGGACGGTGAGCTTCCTCTCGGCTTTGGCCTCGACTCCGCTGTGCACTGTCGCAGTTGGCTCCGTGGATCTCTCTCCAAGAACATGATTGTCATCGGCTCTTATATCTGGCCCTGGCATATCacagaaatatttgtttactgtgtataattttattaagttacattataatttattaagccacattttattttattttcaaatttttcatcTCATGCTGTCATTTTGTGATGTGATGGACGATTGACGGAAAtcgttgttttaataatgtcatacaataaagaaaagaGGCTCGAtgccataaaatataattaattctttCTTAGATCATCTCATACTTGGTTACACTTCGCTACCATTGACTTATCATACATATAGTTCAGATTTTGCATAActaaataaacagaaaaatatctagtttaaattataacggCGCATTGCTATAATGGCACAAACTGTAATTAACCGTCGTATAGGTCTCTATTCTCTAATTCCTATGTGCGAAGCACACCGATGCATTTCTAAAAGCTTCAAATTGTTAAGCACTTGTAAGATTTACATCGCAACTAAGACTATGGGCACTAATATAGTGCATATTAATTAGTGCCATGCCTTAGAAGTATTGTTATGTTTACGAGAAATTTAGGCCCTGTGTTGTCAGAAACCTtgacattgttttaataatttatagctAACTTGTATGACACACCAGATGGTTCCTATCCCTGAAGTTGGAATGGTGTATATCCGCAATGAGGTGTGCGATATATTACAGACTTGATTACTTTTCTACTCCAAGAACTAATAAAAGTTGACCAGCAAACCGAGAACTCGCGAGCGTcgtttttaattgaaacacCGGACTGTACTGTATGAGTGATCAATGGGCAACCTGagctatttctttttaataaacgatgtatattcaattattgttttcttttaaaagacaaaggTTCTATATGTGTTGTGTTGTGAAAGGTACCGGAGACTGAACACTTTTCTCGGAGTTTGACATTTATAATGGAGAAAGCAAAAAGTTTGGTCTAGTTATCACCGTAGAAGGAAGTTAAAGAAAGTTATTCACTCATTTATTGCTGTGAGAAATAATATCGACTTGGTCACCGATAATTTTCTCTAGAAACTTCGATAGAATGTAATTTTTGCTTTTTGCATCATTCAGTTAGGACAAGGCTTGGagaattattgttaaatatatgcCATTGATTATTAGACTCTAAAGACGTACACTGTTCCTACTAGATCTCCCATGATTGAAAGCACTAGCCACGGCTGTCTCCATTTGTCTCCCGTGAGTAAATTGCCAAGCATTAAGAAACAATGCTCATTTTATTTGAACGCAATTCCTAGGTCACTCCTGAAACGGCCAAATGTTACACCTCATCTGCACGCATAAGTTCCATCAGTTTAACGAATAAACCAACGGTTTACCATTTCAATTTAGCAGTGAATAATATATCGTATACCATTCTATATTTATGAGTTTAATTCCGATTATTTGGAGAGCGCTtgcatttttaactttttattttgcagAAGTTGCGAAGCGTTATTTATTGCATGATggcaaattttgtttttgcgaaattataatttaccaGCTTTATCTGAACagattattcttaattttttatgtacattgcgtgaaacattaattctaatatcatTTAAGCATTTACTTTATGCTCTTAATGATACTTGAGTGTGTAGATTATTCAGAATAATATCACTGACAGAACGAATCCATTCCTGATcttggtaataataataatgtaggaAACATTCCAAAAGTTTCATATAGGGTAAATAAAGGTGACATTAATGCTGAGAacgtaaaattttctttttaaactcCTCCTGAAAGACTGTTAGAATACCAGCCAAGTCATTTTAGTCGGGTTACGTGTATATTACATTCCAGGTTAACTCAGGACAGAAGGCAGACAAGGGATGTTGTCGCCTTGTATCCCTTCTACAGTGTTTATCTCGTATGAAGTAAACAAATTCCTTTACCCTCTTTACTTTCAAACGattcaacaaaatttaattattaattcaaggGATgcgttttttatgtttttcgtACATTGTTATGTTTGATGAGTTCCCAATGGTTTTACACACACAATCTAATGGCTTAtaggtaaaattatttaaatttaatggaatgaaaattttaataaaacagatataaCGTTATCAGAACAAATGGGACTATTTAAGCCACGTAATTAAACACAAAcctctaattaataaaacgttaTGGTTATAGCCTGGCGGCAGCCCTATCTAGCTAAAATATCTAACTAGCAATGCATTTCTAAAATTGTTCCCGTCACTATGTAATTgctataattaattaccttATTAATTCTATTCGCAACATTTGTGAAAATAAAGAGCAAATACACGGCTCAAAATCATAATTGCTGGCATCGAAGTACTGATTTAGTCCGGGTTTCGTTGTAACTTTTAATCATTTGTGACATACAAGTAACGCACTAATTGTTACCAACCATATTATAGTCAACCTTAGACTTCATAACTTCTCATTATAATCTCGTGTTAAGTCatctttataaatacactAGATGGTGGCCCCGACTTCGTCTGCGCAGGATAAGTAAATCGTAGATAGCGCCTAGATAAGAGTAGCTTAtagtagaaaaaaacattttggaCAATTCACACAATATCTTTATAAGCTgcctatgttttattataaatgctaGTTTAATgctcttttaatttatttgcatagttataacgatttaaatttagatatttgGCGTATTTAGAAACGATTGATGCTGACGGAGCTCGTTACACATAAATTGCGCCTCAATCGTAGTAGAAGGGTTGTttgaacattataataatagtgagAGTTCAAGGGCGTTTTGGCGccgattttaatataaacattattgcaATGCCTCGCTACAGAAtaatatttgcatatttataAGAGCAAGGGCCTCAGCTAACACGAGTGGGATCGGTTTTTGACTTAATGGCCTTTTGTCAATATACTGTCTCAGTCATTACTCAGCCAGAAGCGAGATGCCTCCGAAGTTATCTGTTGCAGACAATATGTTTCACGCTCAGGCTAGTTCAGTCATTTTCAGCGTAAACAAAGTCCGCCATTAGCTTTTTATTCGCTGTTGTGTTTTTTATGTTGCGATGCTGGTGCCTTTTAGAAATTcccttttaagtttttaaacaatctattttaaaactaagtaaGAAGTGATCTTGAAAGATATTTATCTTGAcagttttttattctaaaatgattttgtatgtctgcaaataaataagaaagcgataagtaatttaatgatcattaaaagaaacaaacatTAACTGAGTAGACTGCAAACTGTATGCGGAACTAATTTTTGGATCCCACCCAGCAGGGTGTGTAAAATTGAAcagtgtaatttattttatggctGTAGGGATCCTTAGTTGCACATTCTCCCAAGGGATAAATGATTGTATAAGCTGGCTCAGCTTTCGGTTTgttgatattatattgaacGTTTATTTGCTTCAATCATGAATATTGAATGTCGACAATGAAATAGACGTTGTTGGAGAGAAACGATTTCCCAGAGTTATTAACtgaaatattaactattaataattcttcACATAAGCTTTTATTCACAATGTATTGCAAAATTTCTATTGCATATTTAATAGTCGTAAgtgtttagaaaaaaacatgATTCGTAGCAATAACGACTAGCATATTTTGATCACTCATTAGTGGACTAAGAGAGAGTGAATTAGTTCGGGAATGTATAAAATCCTTGAAAATTTCGATGTATAAGTTGTCGAAAGTCGAATTTCctccataaaataaaacggaGTCGGGTTCACgtgttgtatttaattaaaatggctTGCTGCTCGACTCGACCTGTTCTCAAAGGTATCGGATCTCACTTGTGGTAGTTACAGGAACTCGTTATTTTACTCTTTCGATCTTTTATTACTTATCAGTTAgtgatgtattattataattttatactgaaTACGCTATTTTGaacattaattatactaatttgATGTTTTGTGTGCTGCAATTGACGAACTACCTTGACCTACATAGCCATGATATAATAGGCTCTATTTTCAATAAGTCAATGATATTACCTTTACATAATACGTACGAAAACGTatcgttatatataaataaatatacagttttaatataagatgctctagtttaaaaaaaataatatctctgCCGTGTTCTTTTTCGACTGATAAACTAGtactatttgaatattttagtgCAGTGTAAACCAAAGATTATTACCGAACAGGTAACTATTAACTGCACGACCATAAGATAGAAGTTATCCACTACATTGGATAGTGAATATTTCGTTACAAAATACAGCTTTAAGCAAAGCATAAGGTTTCGCAACACGATAGGCAATTTTCAGCTCCATTGGATATAATTGAAGCATTAattgtttagtagttacagtttttttactattaaataactcGCTAACATATCAATATCATGTCTCTCAATTACGTTaagtattaacataatataaaacaaataaaacgacagctctttttatatttaaagacgaatttttaattgaaatctaAATATACACAAACCCACCTAACATTTTCAACAGAAAGAATTTCGGTCAAAAggttgaaattatattaaaaaagattgaCATTTGTCTgccttttcattaaattcaaCGGTATAGCTAATTAAGAAGGATGGAAAAAACGAAATCGTTCAAAGTGAGCAAGATTTTCCGTTAATTAGGTTAAGTAGTTTGTTCCGTAACCGCAAGGTAATTCAGTAAGGAGTAACTCGATGCGATACCATAGACACTAGAGCCCTCTTAAAGGCGCGAAATTATCGACATCCCCCTAACCCTTCTTGGAGTTATTTTAAGAACTACCACCATTTTACTGTACTTACCAACTTTCTAGAATAATTATACTGATTTTACAGCtgtgtttgtaattgtaagatttaatattcagTGGCTTTCCTTTtcatttctaaattttaataaaactttagttAGTATTCTCatgtaaagatttttttgtagaagATTTTGTAAAGATGTTAACTCTAACTTGTttagtaacaattattttagatgaCGACGTAAgctaaatattaactttacttCATATGTAAAGTTGGCCAGGCTGCTTGTATTATACTCTTAAAAGTTTTTCAAGATAAGTctgaagaaaaaagaaatgtaaatttaattaacaaagttATCCGGGGCTAAAACACAAGTTTTGGAAGAAAAACGAGCGAACTGACACGTTAATTTGATTCCTTCGAATTACAACTGGTTGAGAACGTGGGTTGTTCGTGCTTTGAATGTCAAGGATATTGAGCGTTCTTTGCCTTTGCGATTTAGTTATACATTATGCATGCCTATTAGGTTTgagcaataaaaaatcattaaaaaaacattcacaaTTTAGCTGATATTTGCTTCTGACAGATAATGAATGCGCTTCAGTTGTTACAACAAATACTAAAGTGTAAGTCCCTCTCTTGCCTCGTATAATGAAGACtactattttgtatttttatagataataacaTACTAAGACGATACACATATTAATGAATGTTTTCAAAAAGTACATAGGACTAGGGTTCTCTACAGAACAAGCACACGTCACCCCTCTTTTCTACCCTTGGTCGACCATAAAGATGGCAGCTAATGACTCATAGATAAATTcgattattatgaataacttCTACATGAATACATACCTCGATATGGTAAATCAGTgcatcaaataatatataaccttAAGAGTAGTTACTTTGGTATTGATTTTGCCAAACGTGGTATTCTGGGgaacgaaattaattttattctgcaTTGTCTCACATCGTCAATCATGATGGCTATAATACTTTGAATTGATCTTAAAGAGTCGTTGATTTTCCACTCCTCGATGTATTACTACAGCGTAGGATATAGGACATCGCGTCGTAGTTACTTCCTtttaaaagttacattttGGCTAACCACTTAAAAAGTAGAGCAAGTCTTACAAACTGCCAGtacaaagtttaaatattcacaCGTTCACATTCTCGAGTTCCTCGTCCTTCCTAGTAAGTGGGGCAGAATCGATCTAGGTGAGGTTGAGAAGTAACTGAAGTAAGTATCGTTTAATCTGCTGTAGCGCTTGCCGAGATAATTTCACGCCGCGACGTCGACTTCGGTATGCAGatatcaatttaattcaaCCTCAATTTGCGAGTACTTACAGGTTGATcgaataatattttcacctgtttttttattgattaaacttGAGCGTAGAACGTAAGCTTTTtacaactatataaaaattaacgaaAGCGTTTAAATccttatttcaattttaacaaGAATAGTAAGTAAAGAAAGGAAAAGTCaaggaaaaataattgattgcCTCATTCATTGGTCGGAAAGGTCATTTCGCGATAGTTATgctagaaaattgaagaacagtTGTTTGCCTGTtgtctggaaaaaaatcgacaGCAGCGCCCACGAAGCTGGATCCTCCTTCACCACGACAATGCCCAAAACtgactgttgaatatttggCTGTTGCAGGTACCGAGATAATTAGTCATTCGCCATACAATCTTGACCTGGCGCCCAGctactttcatttattcccaagaactaaagataaaaattataggtGGGCTCTGAAGATACGGTGAAAGCGTTTAAAAATTACGAAGTAAGTAAAATTAGTAAGTAAGAAGAGACCCCCTAAAgaagaatgggcccactgcttttctcagtgtTACAATCCACTGCGGCAGTAGATATGATCGGAGATTACTtcatataatcaataaaagtattgtttttcgaagagTACCGTCTCACCTTGCTTCACCAAGTTTCCGTCTATATTATAATCCCGCACAATATTCCGgtagtgatttttttaatcttgt
Protein-coding sequences here:
- the LOC110995774 gene encoding testis-specific serine/threonine-protein kinase 3-like, which translates into the protein MPGPDIRADDNHVLGERSTEPTATVHSGVEAKAERKLTVLETHGYLLGRTIGSGSYATVKVATSDRHNCQVAIKIISKFQAPGDYLKKFLPREIEVVKGLKHENLIRFLQAIETTHRVYIVMEYAENGSLLDIIRKDQHIDEARGRRWFRQLVEAVDYCHERGVVHRDIKCENLLMDHGLNIKLSDFGFARGHMKPKNGVFALSETFCGSYAYASPEILKGVPYRPQDSDIWSMGVVLYAIVYGRLPFDDTNYTQLLKQVQNKVSFPRDPKVSAECRKLITKILAPLKIRSKIPQILVDPWLCPNPPGKDEDTDTNQETAHTSKDEIKSVNIGTVTFDRKMEEVKI
- the LOC110995775 gene encoding ribonuclease kappa, whose protein sequence is MSMLFNCGVCCMLLSIWAVVQLVVMGIFFKMEVVAFIEEAEPDHHGYEDFEDFMKQTEQNYSLIAMNCWIGAAIYLFMIGVSYLCIVKARAKDKASADNSQDDEAFCKDLAKSKKS
- the LOC110995776 gene encoding ribonuclease kappa: MVCKLCGPKLSLCGLVLSVWGVIQLTLMGVFYHIRAVALLEDLPLEEGHHDIDHFVANVEYGYTMNAQNCWIAALLYLVTLVVSGHQFWMNNRSSVSM